Proteins encoded within one genomic window of Saccharopolyspora pogona:
- a CDS encoding phosphoadenylyl-sulfate reductase, which produces MTADTTTNIGARRSDDELRALVEEAAPRLAEADAEEALRWAVDNFGDGLIVASNMQDAVLVDLAAKAKPGVDILFLETGYHFAETIGTRDAVAQVHDVNIVNAIPAQTVAEQDASEGPRLFERDPNRCCFLRKVVPLRNTLARYEAWVTGVRRVEAPTRANTPIVTWDDRNALVKINPLAAWTDDDMQRYIDEHGVLVNPLVSAGYPSIGCQPCTAKPAPGADPRSGRWAGNAKTECGLHG; this is translated from the coding sequence ATGACTGCCGACACCACCACGAACATCGGCGCCCGGCGCAGCGACGACGAGCTGCGGGCGCTGGTCGAGGAGGCCGCGCCGCGGCTGGCCGAGGCCGACGCGGAGGAAGCCCTGCGCTGGGCCGTCGACAACTTCGGCGACGGCCTGATCGTCGCGTCGAACATGCAGGACGCGGTGCTGGTCGACCTGGCGGCCAAGGCGAAGCCGGGCGTGGACATCCTGTTCCTGGAGACCGGCTACCACTTCGCCGAGACCATCGGCACCCGCGACGCCGTCGCGCAGGTCCACGACGTGAACATCGTCAACGCGATCCCCGCGCAGACCGTCGCGGAGCAGGACGCCAGCGAGGGTCCGCGGCTGTTCGAGCGGGACCCGAACCGCTGCTGTTTCCTGCGCAAGGTGGTGCCGCTGCGCAACACGCTGGCCCGCTACGAGGCGTGGGTGACCGGGGTTCGCCGGGTGGAGGCCCCGACGCGCGCGAACACGCCGATCGTGACCTGGGACGACCGCAACGCCCTGGTCAAGATCAACCCGCTGGCGGCCTGGACCGACGACGACATGCAGCGCTACATCGACGAGCACGGCGTGCTGGTCAACCCGCTGGTGTCGGCCGGTTACCCGTCGATCGGGTGCCAGCCCTGCACCGCCAAGCCCGCGCCCGGTGCCGACCCGCGCAGCGGGCGCTGGGCGGGCAACGCCAAGACCGAGTGCGGACTGCACGGCTGA
- the cysD gene encoding sulfate adenylyltransferase subunit CysD, whose product MTTVELPIDRTDVPPQVDNLDALESEAIHIFREVAGEFDRPVILFSGGKDSTVLVHLARKAFWPAPVPFPLLHVDTGHNFPEVLAFRDELVERHDLRLVVASVQDYIDDGRLQERADGTRNPLQTTPLLDGISENRFDAVFGGGRRDEERARAKERIFSLRNAFGQWDPRRQRPELWNLYNGKHRPGEHVRVFPLSNWTELDIWRYIQREKIELPEIYYSHRREVFLRDGMWLTSGPWGGPRDGEVAATKTVRYRTVGDGSCTGAVESEAYTVDDVIAEVAASRLTERGATRADDRISEAAMEDRKREGYF is encoded by the coding sequence ATGACGACAGTCGAGTTGCCGATCGATCGGACCGACGTGCCGCCGCAGGTGGACAACCTGGACGCGCTGGAGTCCGAAGCGATCCACATCTTCCGCGAGGTGGCCGGTGAGTTCGACCGGCCGGTGATCCTGTTCTCCGGCGGCAAGGACTCCACGGTGCTGGTGCACCTGGCGCGGAAGGCGTTCTGGCCCGCGCCGGTGCCGTTCCCGCTGCTGCACGTCGACACCGGGCACAACTTCCCGGAGGTGCTGGCCTTCCGCGACGAGCTGGTGGAGCGGCACGACCTGCGGTTGGTGGTGGCGTCCGTGCAGGACTACATCGACGACGGCAGGCTGCAGGAGCGGGCCGACGGCACCCGCAACCCGCTGCAGACCACGCCGCTGCTGGACGGGATCAGCGAGAACCGGTTCGACGCGGTCTTTGGCGGCGGTCGGCGCGACGAGGAGCGGGCCCGCGCCAAGGAGCGCATCTTCAGCCTCCGCAACGCCTTCGGGCAGTGGGACCCGCGCCGCCAGCGCCCCGAGCTGTGGAACCTGTACAACGGCAAGCACCGGCCGGGCGAGCATGTCCGGGTGTTCCCGCTGTCGAACTGGACCGAGCTGGACATCTGGCGCTACATCCAGCGGGAAAAGATCGAGCTGCCGGAGATCTACTACTCGCACCGGCGCGAGGTGTTCCTGCGCGACGGCATGTGGCTGACCTCGGGTCCGTGGGGCGGGCCCCGCGACGGTGAGGTCGCGGCCACCAAGACCGTGCGCTACCGCACCGTCGGCGACGGTTCCTGCACCGGCGCGGTGGAATCCGAGGCGTACACAGTGGACGATGTGATCGCCGAGGTCGCCGCCAGCCGGCTCACCGAGCGCGGCGCGACGCGAGCCGACGACCGCATTTCCGAAGCCGCAATGGAAGACCGCAAGCGCGAGGGCTACTTCTGA
- a CDS encoding sulfate adenylyltransferase subunit 1, whose translation MTETTTRTASDSGTEVTLPVHSDLLRLATAGSVDDGKSTLVGRLLHDTKSVLADQLDAVHRASADRGLATPDLSLLVDGLRAEREQGITIDVAYRYFATPKRTFVLADTPGHVQYTRNTVTGASTAQLAVLLVDARKGVIEQTRRHAAVLALLGVPQLVLAVNKIDMVGFDEAVYTRIAAEFTEHARALGYRDDTVVTIPVSALLGDNVVERSANTPWYSGPSLLEHLESVPVAPDPHDAPFRMPVQYVIRPRTAEYPDYRGYAGQVAAGVVAEGDEVVVLPAGLRTRVSKVDSPDGARPRAAAGHSVTLLLADDVDISRGDLIAAADAPPRVTDELDATVCWLAEKPLNPGAKVLVKHGTRTVQAIVTELAARFDEQQLSSVDSPDSLQLNEIGRVRLRTAEPLPIDDYAASRRTGSFLVIDPADGTTLAAGLIGVPLAPLAAASE comes from the coding sequence ATGACCGAGACGACCACTCGCACCGCGTCGGACAGCGGCACCGAGGTGACCCTGCCGGTGCACAGCGACCTGCTGCGGTTGGCCACCGCCGGCTCCGTCGACGACGGCAAGAGCACCCTGGTCGGGCGGCTGCTGCACGACACCAAGTCGGTGCTGGCCGACCAGCTCGACGCGGTGCACCGCGCCAGCGCGGACCGCGGCCTCGCCACCCCGGACCTGTCGCTGCTGGTGGACGGCCTGCGCGCGGAGCGTGAACAGGGCATCACCATCGACGTGGCCTACCGCTACTTCGCCACGCCCAAGCGCACTTTCGTCCTCGCCGACACCCCCGGTCACGTGCAGTACACCCGCAACACCGTCACCGGTGCCTCGACCGCGCAGCTGGCGGTTCTGCTGGTGGACGCGCGCAAGGGCGTCATCGAGCAGACCCGGCGGCATGCGGCGGTGCTGGCGCTGCTGGGCGTGCCGCAGCTGGTGCTGGCCGTCAACAAGATCGACATGGTCGGCTTCGACGAGGCGGTGTACACCCGCATCGCCGCCGAGTTCACCGAGCACGCCCGTGCACTGGGCTACCGCGACGACACCGTGGTGACCATCCCGGTGTCCGCGCTGCTCGGTGACAACGTGGTGGAACGCTCCGCGAACACCCCCTGGTACAGCGGTCCTTCGCTGCTGGAGCACCTGGAAAGCGTGCCGGTGGCACCGGACCCGCACGACGCGCCGTTCCGGATGCCGGTGCAGTACGTGATCCGGCCGCGCACCGCCGAATACCCGGACTACCGCGGCTACGCGGGCCAGGTGGCGGCCGGTGTCGTGGCGGAGGGCGACGAGGTGGTCGTGCTGCCCGCCGGGCTGCGCACCCGGGTGTCCAAGGTGGACAGCCCGGACGGGGCGAGGCCGCGCGCCGCGGCCGGGCACTCCGTCACCCTGCTGCTGGCCGACGACGTGGACATCTCGCGCGGCGACCTGATCGCCGCCGCGGACGCCCCGCCGCGGGTCACCGACGAGCTCGACGCCACCGTCTGCTGGCTGGCGGAGAAGCCACTGAACCCGGGCGCCAAGGTGCTGGTCAAGCACGGCACCCGCACCGTGCAGGCCATCGTCACCGAGCTGGCGGCCCGCTTCGACGAACAGCAGCTATCGAGTGTGGACAGTCCGGATTCGTTGCAGCTCAACGAGATCGGCCGGGTGCGGCTGCGCACGGCGGAGCCGCTGCCGATCGACGATTACGCCGCGAGCCGGCGCACCGGATCGTTCCTGGTGATCGACCCCGCCGACGGCACCACGCTAGCCGCCGGGCTGATCGGGGTGCCGTTGGCGCCGCTGGCCGCCGCGTCGGAATGA
- a CDS encoding sirohydrochlorin chelatase — MTAPLVAVAHGSRDPRSAATIHALMDVVRAMRPDLDVRMAFLDLSAPRVGDVLSAAHGDGHGSAVVVPLLLGRAFHARVDVPAAVADAERRYPRFRVHVADVLGPDPRLDEAAWRRLAEAGASADDPELGVLLAGAGSSHAPANRLVADVAARWQSRTSWAGAVATFAAAAEPAVPAAIEALRARGARRIAVASWFLAPGLLPDRIIDLARKHATSPLLAAPMADDEGVADLILNRYAEALTAAPLQLSAAL, encoded by the coding sequence ATGACCGCTCCACTGGTGGCTGTCGCGCACGGCAGCCGGGATCCGCGTTCGGCCGCGACCATCCACGCCCTGATGGACGTGGTCCGCGCGATGCGCCCGGATCTCGATGTGCGCATGGCGTTCCTGGACCTGTCGGCACCGCGCGTGGGCGACGTGCTCAGCGCGGCGCACGGCGACGGCCACGGCTCGGCGGTCGTCGTGCCGTTGCTGCTCGGCCGGGCCTTCCACGCCCGCGTCGACGTGCCCGCGGCGGTGGCCGACGCGGAGCGGCGCTATCCGCGGTTCCGGGTGCACGTGGCCGATGTGCTGGGCCCGGATCCGCGACTGGACGAGGCGGCGTGGCGGCGGCTGGCCGAGGCCGGAGCGTCCGCCGACGACCCGGAACTGGGCGTGCTGCTGGCCGGCGCGGGATCGTCGCACGCACCGGCGAACCGCCTGGTCGCCGACGTCGCGGCGCGCTGGCAGTCGCGCACGTCGTGGGCCGGCGCCGTCGCGACCTTCGCGGCAGCCGCCGAACCCGCTGTTCCGGCGGCGATCGAGGCCCTGCGCGCACGCGGTGCCCGCCGCATCGCGGTCGCCTCCTGGTTCCTGGCCCCGGGCCTGCTCCCGGACCGGATCATCGATCTGGCCCGCAAGCACGCGACAAGCCCGCTGCTAGCGGCCCCGATGGCCGACGACGAGGGCGTGGCCGACCTGATCCTGAACCGCTACGCCGAGGCCCTCACCGCAGCTCCCCTCCAGCTGTCCGCAGCCCTATAA
- a CDS encoding type II toxin-antitoxin system Phd/YefM family antitoxin — translation MRFCPCLPPPTCKTYSILSKSRAKYAETLDSVVNDREEVVITRAGHEPVVMVSLDDYQSLKEAAYLLRSPENARRLILAIEWLEAGGGEQHELAE, via the coding sequence GTGCGGTTCTGCCCGTGCTTGCCGCCACCCACATGCAAGACGTACAGTATTCTGTCCAAATCCCGTGCCAAGTACGCCGAGACGCTCGACTCCGTGGTGAACGACCGTGAGGAAGTCGTGATCACCCGAGCAGGTCACGAGCCGGTCGTGATGGTGTCATTGGATGACTACCAGTCCTTGAAGGAAGCTGCCTACCTGCTCCGCAGCCCCGAGAACGCCCGCCGCCTGATCCTCGCGATCGAGTGGCTGGAAGCCGGCGGCGGAGAACAACACGAGCTCGCCGAATGA
- a CDS encoding Txe/YoeB family addiction module toxin encodes MNALVKDICRNGNEGIGKPEQLKHGFQGYWSRRISDEHRLVCKVAGDEIRIAACRYHYGK; translated from the coding sequence ATCAACGCGCTGGTCAAAGACATCTGCCGGAACGGGAACGAAGGAATCGGCAAACCCGAACAGCTCAAGCACGGTTTCCAGGGCTACTGGTCGCGTCGCATCTCTGACGAGCATCGGCTGGTCTGCAAGGTCGCGGGAGACGAGATTCGAATCGCGGCTTGCCGCTACCACTACGGGAAATGA
- a CDS encoding type VII secretion system-associated protein produces the protein MNTQQPNRPVITPTMREQAQKQPNTWLYVVDPIFTDPNAEVPPWGFIGGYRVDEQGEITDDFSPNPNYRPSPVALRLPAPTNDVERALQLTTTGYAQGHSLLTAMLDAELILFAQPQGSGLFTMEHESGRRQLQVFTSETFLPPNWTTWQRMTGRQLATHNLTGIDVQVNPTSPVKARLPVEDLAKAAVPPKAPGVPINSPANGMPVQAPAGAAPQPGEQAPKPTGGPTAQPPGDPLETGFGRRFLGSMLAGAIGDALGAPVEFYPVDQIRSRFGAMGVTEYDRAGEHPGEFTDDTQMVLFTLEGLIRGHFAARTAGADSPLSAIQLAYQRWLHTQGYAWMRAAGPFTMSHPKPNGWLIEQRDLFAVRSPNSSCITALREFAAVGAPGTFERPINDSQDCGGVVRAAPVALWSDDPEQVFELAAATAALTCSQPNGYLPAGALAVVVHRLLREETLEDAVRQARELLVQYQGHEDTERALQAAEELAEQGKPSPEQLKDTLGGGWAGHEALAIAVCAALSTDSIAAALMVSVNHSGDSDSTAAICGNIVGARYGAPALPGVWLRDLKQREIVEALAKDALLEFGPNPPSGDAWTSRYPAAKDISELVFTSALQLTGAEPVAKPSKAAPVADDAPAEAVEPEAEPDAPAVSIETADQQEAEAVEAVDEPWLERYPIGEAAPAVPPQEDVVTPAAEVPERPRYAAGTPESETAQPGEGPVEDDPAPETPDQEAPAQEAAAAEVPVADAPAAETPAAEPPASETPVAEAAVVEAPAAETAVTEAPAEAGDEADEGLSEEELQLLSVWREFRDNGDGNSADLTQGLQKLLVEAFGPERAAQLIGEAAAGAEAGAELAAETRVQLSRRERLEGCVLGAAVGDALGAPWMFSDLRTILGVNPEGVRELAEAFGRRGAATAYSQQAAFVLYGLIGGTIRSTLRGVPAFRPGLVRTVLQQWLLTQGARVDVNLPAGTLAENETLRVQRFPDEASLTSLAQWNDRREPPTPGNPPNAARTPAATVRGAVVGFEVRTVQDSIALGIEIAAVTHGHPDGYLPAGALSGLVSALQEGHTLAEAVHAVLAELDQMEGAETTALGLRSAIEIAANGPVSPAGLETLGLGWQAPEALAIAVAAALAHPNSFADAVSLAATHAGNSAATASICGSLLGTARGAGPIPAEWTTGLELRPVLDQLLEDAHRAGTEIDTHEPVPGWAQRYPG, from the coding sequence ATGAACACGCAGCAGCCGAATCGACCGGTCATCACGCCAACCATGCGGGAACAGGCCCAGAAGCAGCCGAACACCTGGCTGTACGTGGTCGACCCGATCTTCACCGATCCGAACGCCGAGGTGCCGCCGTGGGGCTTCATCGGCGGCTACCGGGTGGACGAACAGGGCGAGATCACCGACGACTTCTCACCGAACCCGAACTACCGGCCGTCCCCGGTGGCGCTGCGGCTGCCCGCGCCGACCAACGACGTCGAACGCGCCCTGCAGCTCACCACCACCGGCTACGCGCAGGGGCATTCGCTGCTGACCGCGATGCTGGACGCCGAGCTGATCCTGTTCGCGCAGCCGCAGGGCAGCGGGCTGTTCACGATGGAGCACGAGTCGGGCCGCCGGCAGCTGCAGGTGTTCACCTCGGAGACCTTCCTGCCGCCCAACTGGACGACCTGGCAGCGGATGACCGGTCGGCAGCTGGCGACGCACAACCTCACCGGCATCGACGTGCAGGTCAACCCGACCAGCCCGGTCAAGGCCCGGCTCCCCGTCGAGGACCTGGCCAAGGCCGCCGTGCCACCGAAGGCCCCTGGCGTGCCGATCAACTCCCCCGCGAACGGAATGCCGGTGCAGGCCCCGGCGGGAGCCGCGCCGCAGCCCGGCGAGCAGGCCCCGAAGCCGACGGGCGGGCCGACCGCGCAGCCGCCGGGCGATCCCCTGGAAACCGGGTTCGGCCGCCGGTTCCTCGGCTCGATGCTGGCCGGGGCGATCGGCGACGCGCTCGGCGCGCCGGTGGAGTTCTATCCCGTGGACCAGATCCGCAGCCGCTTCGGCGCGATGGGCGTCACGGAGTACGACCGCGCCGGTGAGCACCCGGGCGAGTTCACCGACGACACCCAAATGGTGCTGTTCACCCTGGAAGGCCTGATCCGCGGGCACTTCGCGGCCCGCACCGCCGGAGCCGACAGCCCGCTGTCCGCGATCCAGCTGGCCTACCAGCGTTGGCTGCACACCCAGGGCTACGCGTGGATGCGAGCCGCCGGGCCGTTCACGATGAGCCACCCCAAGCCCAACGGCTGGCTGATCGAGCAGCGCGACCTGTTCGCCGTGCGCTCGCCGAACAGCAGCTGCATCACCGCGCTGCGCGAGTTCGCCGCGGTGGGCGCGCCCGGCACCTTCGAGCGGCCGATCAACGATTCGCAGGACTGCGGCGGCGTGGTCCGGGCGGCACCGGTGGCGCTGTGGTCCGACGACCCCGAGCAGGTCTTCGAACTCGCCGCCGCGACCGCGGCCCTGACCTGCTCGCAGCCCAACGGCTACCTGCCCGCCGGGGCGCTTGCCGTGGTGGTGCACCGGTTGCTGCGCGAGGAGACGCTGGAAGACGCGGTGCGGCAGGCCCGCGAACTGCTCGTGCAGTACCAGGGCCACGAAGACACCGAGCGCGCGTTGCAGGCCGCCGAGGAGCTCGCAGAGCAGGGCAAGCCGAGCCCCGAACAGCTCAAGGACACGTTGGGCGGCGGCTGGGCCGGGCACGAGGCGCTGGCCATCGCGGTGTGCGCGGCGCTTAGCACCGACAGCATCGCGGCCGCGCTGATGGTGTCCGTCAACCACTCCGGCGACAGCGACTCCACCGCGGCCATCTGCGGGAACATCGTCGGCGCCCGCTACGGCGCGCCCGCGCTGCCGGGTGTGTGGCTGCGCGACCTCAAGCAGCGCGAGATCGTCGAGGCGCTGGCGAAGGACGCGCTGCTGGAGTTCGGCCCGAATCCACCGAGCGGTGACGCGTGGACCTCGCGCTACCCGGCCGCGAAGGACATCTCGGAGCTGGTGTTCACCTCCGCCCTGCAGCTGACGGGCGCGGAGCCGGTCGCGAAGCCCTCGAAGGCGGCGCCGGTCGCCGACGACGCACCAGCCGAAGCGGTCGAGCCCGAAGCCGAACCAGACGCCCCCGCGGTTTCAATTGAAACTGCGGACCAACAGGAGGCGGAGGCGGTCGAGGCGGTCGACGAACCTTGGCTGGAGCGCTACCCGATCGGCGAGGCCGCGCCCGCCGTGCCGCCGCAGGAAGACGTCGTCACGCCAGCGGCCGAAGTGCCCGAAAGGCCTCGGTACGCAGCAGGAACGCCGGAATCGGAGACCGCGCAGCCCGGCGAGGGACCGGTCGAGGACGACCCGGCGCCGGAAACCCCGGACCAGGAAGCGCCCGCCCAGGAAGCCGCAGCCGCGGAAGTTCCGGTCGCCGATGCTCCTGCCGCCGAGACGCCCGCTGCGGAACCTCCAGCTTCCGAAACCCCGGTTGCCGAGGCGGCAGTCGTCGAGGCTCCGGCTGCGGAAACCGCCGTCACGGAGGCGCCGGCCGAGGCAGGCGACGAAGCCGACGAAGGCCTGTCAGAGGAGGAACTGCAGCTGCTCAGCGTGTGGCGCGAGTTCCGCGACAACGGCGACGGGAACTCCGCCGACCTGACGCAGGGCCTGCAGAAGCTGCTCGTCGAGGCCTTCGGCCCCGAACGCGCGGCCCAGCTGATCGGCGAGGCCGCCGCCGGGGCGGAAGCCGGGGCCGAGCTCGCCGCCGAAACCCGGGTGCAGCTCAGCCGCCGCGAGCGGCTCGAAGGCTGTGTGCTGGGCGCCGCCGTCGGCGACGCCCTCGGCGCGCCTTGGATGTTCTCCGACCTGCGCACGATCCTGGGCGTGAACCCGGAAGGCGTGCGGGAACTCGCCGAGGCCTTCGGCCGCCGCGGCGCGGCCACCGCCTACTCGCAGCAGGCGGCATTCGTGCTCTACGGCCTGATCGGCGGGACCATCCGCTCGACACTGCGCGGCGTCCCGGCGTTCCGGCCGGGCTTGGTCCGCACGGTGCTCCAGCAATGGCTGCTCACGCAGGGCGCCCGGGTCGACGTGAACCTGCCGGCCGGGACGCTCGCCGAGAACGAAACGCTTCGCGTGCAGCGGTTCCCGGACGAGGCGTCGCTGACCTCATTGGCGCAATGGAACGACCGCCGGGAGCCCCCGACGCCAGGCAACCCGCCGAACGCCGCCCGCACGCCCGCGGCAACGGTCCGCGGTGCGGTGGTCGGCTTCGAGGTCCGCACCGTGCAGGACTCGATCGCCCTGGGTATCGAGATCGCCGCGGTCACCCACGGGCATCCGGACGGTTACCTGCCGGCCGGGGCGCTGTCCGGGCTGGTGTCCGCGTTGCAGGAGGGCCACACCCTCGCCGAAGCGGTGCATGCCGTGCTGGCCGAGCTGGACCAGATGGAGGGTGCTGAGACCACTGCGCTGGGCTTGCGCTCCGCGATCGAGATCGCCGCGAACGGCCCGGTGTCGCCGGCCGGCCTGGAAACCCTGGGCCTCGGCTGGCAAGCGCCGGAAGCGCTGGCGATCGCCGTTGCGGCTGCGCTGGCGCACCCGAACTCGTTCGCCGACGCCGTGTCGCTGGCGGCTACCCACGCCGGTAACAGCGCGGCGACCGCGTCCATCTGCGGCAGCCTGCTGGGCACCGCCCGCGGCGCCGGGCCGATCCCCGCCGAGTGGACCACCGGCCTGGAGCTGCGCCCGGTCCTGGACCAGCTGCTGGAAGACGCGCACCGCGCAGGCACGGAGATCGACACCCACGAGCCAGTGCCCGGCTGGGCGCAGCGCTACCCCGGTTAA
- a CDS encoding ADP-ribosylglycohydrolase family protein, with protein sequence MDESWLDETERALLAAWREAHATSRRDPVEQQLLDTWQQWQRKPATRPLWATALQRWLSAEPPPAPATGLSDRNGPLPEAPGRLLGMLLGGAVGEFIALGRVGQRTTAVLFVLEGLIRAHTQARSAGDGDPVSFALGGLQRWLHTRGVPWRDCGTDTAQPNGWLVTEPALHSAHSDEPTMLTALARVAAGHAAGSRRLPINTSDTATAVPLGALAALWSGDPGTVFALGGDLAALTHGHPKGHSPASVLGVTMLSLLRGNALQTSLSQGLSGWQSGRTPLRRALRLGQLSPAGFRPRRTNLDATQPGRSGLDALAVAVRVSSSCEDDFAAAIGSASEHSGDAATAAVLCGQLLGALHGPTAIPAEWLEKLPITALVERLSADAAREFGPYPDESDQWERRYPTTESAEPLTPSTSDYRTGLTAVPRLAASRDRFLGAVLGCAVGEALGMPIAADSWDEIQSRHGAGGLTDYIPAGHPSGRLGSDTQLLLFSLEGTIRANISRRATGTDDPARHIQHAYQRWLHTQHLSWPRAAGEFLHGTPEPDGWLVGQRALFQTRNPGRTMMRTLIAFAKGQQQMGSPDNPVSDSQGSSVIMRVVPAALWSNDPAEVFHVGMRTAALTHGHPTAWLTAGALAFLVSRLMNGEPLATAVDAALEQLTPHTGHEEVSRRITAAVRLARSGRIAPGDLERNLGTGSTAAEALGIGLYAALVCDGDFDAALPVAVNHSGNSATTGAVCGSLIGAESGAEQIPERWKAELELYEVIERLAHDAVLEFGPRPPDWSDRYPPT encoded by the coding sequence ATGGACGAATCCTGGTTGGACGAGACGGAACGGGCTCTGCTGGCGGCCTGGCGCGAAGCGCACGCGACCAGCCGCCGTGACCCGGTGGAGCAGCAGCTGCTGGACACCTGGCAACAGTGGCAGCGGAAACCCGCCACCCGCCCGCTGTGGGCGACGGCCCTGCAACGCTGGCTCAGCGCGGAACCCCCGCCGGCGCCTGCCACCGGCCTGTCCGACCGCAACGGCCCGCTGCCCGAAGCACCGGGACGGTTGCTCGGCATGCTGCTCGGCGGCGCGGTGGGCGAATTCATCGCGCTAGGCCGGGTCGGGCAGCGCACCACCGCCGTGCTCTTCGTCCTGGAGGGCCTGATCCGCGCGCACACCCAAGCGCGGTCGGCGGGCGATGGAGATCCGGTCAGCTTCGCCCTCGGCGGACTCCAGCGCTGGCTGCACACCCGCGGCGTGCCTTGGCGAGACTGCGGGACCGACACCGCCCAGCCCAACGGCTGGCTGGTGACGGAACCCGCACTGCACTCCGCCCACAGCGACGAGCCGACGATGCTCACCGCGCTCGCCCGGGTCGCCGCCGGGCACGCCGCCGGTTCCCGGCGGCTGCCCATCAACACCTCGGACACGGCCACCGCCGTGCCGCTCGGCGCACTCGCCGCGCTGTGGTCGGGCGACCCCGGCACGGTTTTCGCGCTCGGCGGCGACCTCGCCGCGCTCACCCACGGCCACCCGAAAGGCCACAGCCCGGCCAGCGTGCTCGGGGTGACGATGCTGTCGCTGCTGCGCGGGAACGCGCTGCAAACATCGCTGAGCCAAGGACTTTCCGGCTGGCAGTCGGGACGCACCCCGCTCAGGCGCGCCCTGCGGCTCGGCCAGCTCAGCCCCGCCGGGTTCCGGCCGCGCCGCACGAACCTCGACGCGACGCAACCCGGCCGCAGCGGCCTGGACGCGCTGGCGGTCGCGGTCAGGGTCTCATCGTCCTGCGAGGACGATTTCGCCGCCGCTATCGGCTCCGCCAGCGAGCACAGCGGAGACGCGGCGACGGCAGCCGTGCTTTGCGGGCAACTGCTCGGCGCGCTGCACGGCCCGACGGCGATTCCGGCGGAATGGCTGGAAAAACTACCGATCACCGCGCTGGTCGAGCGGCTTTCTGCAGACGCAGCAAGGGAATTCGGCCCGTACCCGGACGAATCCGATCAATGGGAGCGCCGCTACCCGACCACCGAATCCGCCGAGCCCCTGACACCGTCCACATCGGACTACCGCACCGGGCTGACCGCGGTCCCCCGCCTGGCGGCGTCCCGCGACCGGTTCCTCGGCGCGGTTCTCGGCTGCGCGGTCGGCGAGGCGCTCGGCATGCCCATCGCCGCCGACAGCTGGGACGAGATCCAGTCCCGGCACGGCGCGGGTGGCCTGACCGACTACATCCCGGCCGGGCACCCGTCCGGACGACTCGGCAGCGATACCCAGCTACTGCTGTTCTCGCTGGAGGGCACGATCCGGGCCAACATCAGCCGGCGCGCCACCGGCACCGACGACCCGGCCCGGCACATCCAGCACGCCTACCAGCGCTGGCTGCACACCCAGCACCTGAGCTGGCCGCGCGCGGCGGGCGAGTTCCTGCACGGCACCCCCGAACCAGACGGCTGGCTGGTCGGCCAGCGGGCGCTGTTCCAGACCCGCAACCCCGGCCGCACCATGATGCGAACGCTCATCGCGTTCGCCAAGGGCCAGCAGCAGATGGGGTCCCCGGACAACCCGGTCAGCGACTCGCAGGGCAGCAGCGTGATCATGCGCGTGGTTCCGGCCGCATTGTGGAGCAACGACCCGGCGGAGGTCTTCCACGTCGGCATGAGGACGGCGGCGCTGACCCACGGCCACCCGACGGCCTGGCTGACCGCGGGAGCGCTGGCGTTCCTGGTGTCGCGCCTGATGAACGGCGAGCCGCTGGCCACAGCGGTCGATGCGGCACTGGAGCAGCTAACTCCGCACACCGGACACGAGGAGGTGAGCCGCCGGATCACCGCGGCGGTCCGCCTGGCCCGCAGCGGCCGTATCGCGCCGGGCGATCTGGAGCGCAACCTCGGCACGGGATCGACGGCGGCCGAAGCGCTGGGCATCGGGCTGTACGCGGCGCTGGTCTGCGACGGCGACTTCGACGCGGCGCTGCCGGTGGCGGTGAACCACTCGGGCAACAGCGCGACGACGGGCGCGGTCTGCGGCAGCCTGATCGGCGCGGAATCCGGGGCGGAGCAGATCCCGGAGCGCTGGAAGGCGGAGCTGGAGCTCTACGAGGTGATCGAGCGCCTCGCCCACGACGCGGTCCTGGAGTTCGGCCCCCGCCCACCGGACTGGTCCGACCGCTACCCCCCGACCTGA
- a CDS encoding DUF397 domain-containing protein, with protein sequence MTPRNWRKSSYSNPNGNCAEVGRLAGGAAIRDTKDRDAGYITADRAQWRSFLTAVKAERFQA encoded by the coding sequence ATGACCCCCAGAAACTGGCGCAAGTCCAGCTACAGCAACCCCAACGGCAACTGTGCGGAGGTCGGGCGGTTAGCCGGGGGCGCCGCGATCCGGGACACCAAGGATCGCGACGCCGGGTACATCACCGCCGACCGGGCCCAGTGGCGTTCGTTCCTCACCGCCGTCAAGGCCGAGCGCTTCCAGGCCTGA